The following coding sequences are from one Lipingzhangella halophila window:
- a CDS encoding anthranilate synthase component I, with product MDTDAVSYRTAGGLDVRRTATPCDPEVLTELVRDVEYRRGGVLSSGMEYPGRYSRWHLGYVDPCLEIVARGRRVTATALNDRGRVLLPVIERALGEHGEVHQAGDAAEVTVPEPAGFFTEEQRSRRPSVFSALRSIVALFFSDSDSHLGLYGAFGYDLAFQFEEIAQVLDRAPDDRDLALQLPDAVVVRDRKRETCVRYTYEFTVPGSFTGTAEGAATDGRARETEPTPPVVTAEVPAQPEPGSYARIVAEAKKRFARGDLFEVVPGHRTYGRCESPARFYEHLRARNPAPYEFFFNLGEGEYLVGASPEMFVRVTGEPGTGQRVETCPISGTIRRGEDALGDAENIRTLLTSAKEESELTMCTDVDRNDKSRVCEPGSVRVIGRRQIEMYSRLIHTVDHIEGTLRPEFDALDAFLTHMWAVTVTGAPKTWAMRFIEQHETTPRRWYGGAVGAIGFDGSMNTGLTLRTAQIRDGVATVRVGATLLHDSDPDAEERETFLKARALLETLALDESPEPDDGGPAAATTAREDAGAGMRVLLVDYEDSFVNTLADYVRRHGADVSTLRHGFEVSLLDELAPDLVILSPGPGLPTDFDTSALLDALDERGLPVFGVCLGLQAMVEHAGGELSTLREPVHGKPGRVQVNGGELLSGAGAPDDFSAARYHSTYTTPAQVKNYKVTATVDDGADPVVMAIEDPSARRWAVQFHPESILTASVGEGIIANVLRMARTQSSE from the coding sequence TTGGACACAGACGCAGTCTCCTACCGCACCGCCGGCGGCCTCGACGTCCGCCGAACCGCCACACCCTGTGACCCCGAAGTGCTCACCGAGCTGGTGCGAGATGTCGAGTACCGCCGGGGCGGGGTGCTGTCCTCCGGGATGGAGTACCCGGGCCGGTACAGCCGCTGGCACCTCGGCTACGTCGACCCCTGCCTGGAGATCGTCGCGCGGGGGCGCCGGGTCACCGCGACCGCGCTGAACGACCGGGGCCGCGTCCTGCTGCCGGTTATCGAGCGTGCCTTGGGCGAGCACGGCGAGGTGCACCAGGCCGGTGATGCCGCCGAGGTGACGGTTCCCGAGCCCGCCGGGTTCTTCACCGAGGAGCAGCGCAGCCGCCGGCCCAGCGTGTTCTCCGCGCTGCGCTCCATCGTCGCGCTGTTCTTCTCCGACAGCGACTCGCATCTCGGGTTGTACGGGGCCTTCGGCTACGACCTCGCGTTCCAGTTCGAAGAGATCGCGCAGGTCCTCGACCGCGCCCCGGACGACCGCGATCTCGCCCTGCAGTTGCCCGACGCCGTTGTCGTGCGCGACCGCAAGCGCGAGACCTGCGTCCGCTACACCTACGAGTTCACCGTTCCCGGATCATTCACCGGCACCGCCGAGGGAGCGGCGACCGACGGCCGGGCGCGCGAGACGGAACCGACCCCGCCCGTGGTGACCGCCGAGGTCCCCGCCCAGCCGGAGCCGGGCTCCTATGCGCGGATCGTCGCCGAGGCCAAGAAGCGGTTCGCGCGCGGCGACCTGTTCGAGGTGGTGCCGGGGCACCGCACTTACGGCCGCTGCGAGTCCCCTGCGCGCTTCTACGAGCACCTGCGCGCGCGCAACCCCGCCCCGTACGAGTTCTTCTTCAACCTCGGCGAGGGCGAGTACCTGGTGGGCGCCTCCCCGGAGATGTTCGTGCGCGTCACCGGGGAGCCCGGTACCGGGCAGCGGGTGGAGACCTGCCCGATCTCCGGGACCATCCGGCGCGGCGAGGACGCCCTCGGCGACGCCGAGAACATCCGCACATTGCTCACCTCCGCCAAGGAGGAGTCCGAGCTGACAATGTGCACCGACGTCGACCGCAACGACAAGTCCCGGGTGTGCGAGCCGGGAAGTGTCCGCGTCATCGGCCGCCGCCAGATCGAGATGTACAGCAGGCTGATCCACACGGTCGACCACATTGAGGGCACGCTGCGCCCCGAGTTCGACGCGCTCGACGCGTTCCTCACCCACATGTGGGCGGTCACCGTCACCGGCGCGCCCAAGACGTGGGCCATGCGGTTCATCGAACAGCACGAGACCACGCCCCGCCGCTGGTACGGCGGGGCCGTGGGGGCCATCGGCTTCGACGGCTCGATGAACACCGGGCTGACTTTGCGCACCGCGCAGATCCGCGACGGGGTGGCGACGGTCCGGGTCGGTGCGACCCTGCTGCACGACTCCGACCCCGACGCCGAGGAGCGCGAGACGTTCCTCAAGGCCCGGGCGCTGCTTGAGACCCTCGCTCTGGACGAGAGCCCGGAACCAGACGATGGCGGCCCGGCCGCCGCGACCACCGCGCGCGAGGACGCCGGTGCCGGGATGCGCGTGCTGCTCGTCGACTACGAGGACTCCTTCGTGAACACCCTCGCCGACTATGTCCGCCGGCACGGCGCCGACGTCAGCACGCTCCGCCACGGCTTCGAGGTCTCCCTGCTCGACGAGCTCGCGCCCGACCTCGTGATCCTCTCGCCGGGCCCCGGGCTGCCCACCGACTTCGACACCAGCGCGCTGCTGGACGCCCTGGACGAGCGCGGCCTGCCGGTCTTCGGCGTCTGCCTGGGCCTGCAGGCCATGGTCGAGCACGCCGGGGGCGAGCTGAGCACGCTGCGTGAACCGGTGCACGGGAAGCCGGGGCGGGTCCAGGTCAACGGGGGCGAGTTGCTGTCCGGGGCCGGTGCGCCGGACGACTTCAGCGCGGCCCGCTACCACTCGACCTACACGACTCCCGCCCAGGTGAAGAACTACAAGGTCACCGCGACGGTTGACGATGGCGCGGACCCGGTCGTCATGGCGATCGAGGACCCGAGCGCGCGCCGGTGGGCGGTGCAGTTCCATCCCGAGTCGATCCTCACGGCTTCCGTGGGAGAGGGCATCATCGCCAACGTGTTGCGTATGGCACGCACTCAATCGAGTGAATAG
- a CDS encoding NAD-dependent epimerase/dehydratase family protein, translating into MDAKLGRVVITGAAGRMGATVRADLRVDAEHLVLVDQEAETVEGETAVAADVSDLDALVKAFEDADAVVHLAAVSDEAPLDTLLETNVQATFNVLEAARRAEVRRVVLLSSDRVTGGYPIHHHVFPDEPPRPDGLCGVSNVAVEALGQMYADTFGLEVVALRAGSFKEEPTETRDLAVWLSPHDCAGFVRAALTASNVSYVVAYAVSANARRFWDLTVAENELGYRPEDDAAKFAGRFADDDPFWHGGPQGGDRATPEAVLKHLPD; encoded by the coding sequence ATGGATGCGAAACTTGGCAGGGTTGTGATCACCGGCGCGGCGGGTCGCATGGGGGCTACGGTGCGTGCTGACCTGCGCGTGGACGCCGAGCATCTCGTGCTCGTCGACCAGGAGGCCGAAACGGTGGAGGGCGAGACCGCGGTCGCGGCCGACGTCTCAGACCTCGACGCGCTGGTCAAGGCGTTCGAGGACGCTGACGCCGTTGTGCACCTGGCGGCGGTGTCCGACGAGGCTCCGCTCGACACGCTGCTCGAGACCAACGTGCAGGCAACGTTCAACGTCCTGGAGGCGGCACGGCGCGCGGAAGTGCGCCGCGTCGTGCTGCTCTCCAGCGACCGGGTGACCGGTGGCTACCCGATCCACCACCACGTCTTCCCGGACGAACCGCCCCGCCCCGACGGGCTGTGCGGGGTGAGCAATGTCGCCGTCGAGGCACTTGGTCAGATGTACGCCGACACCTTCGGGCTGGAGGTCGTCGCGCTGCGCGCCGGCTCGTTCAAGGAGGAGCCAACCGAAACCCGGGACCTCGCCGTCTGGCTCAGCCCGCACGACTGCGCCGGCTTCGTCCGGGCCGCGCTGACCGCCTCGAACGTGAGCTACGTGGTGGCCTACGCGGTCTCGGCCAACGCCCGGCGGTTCTGGGACCTGACGGTCGCCGAGAACGAGCTCGGGTACCGGCCGGAGGACGACGCCGCGAAGTTCGCGGGGCGTTTCGCCGACGACGACCCGTTCTGGCACGGCGGCCCGCAGGGCGGCGACCGCGCAACCCCGGAGGCCGTCCTCAAGCATCTCCCCGACTGA
- a CDS encoding GPGG-motif small membrane protein, translating into MGIVMLILGIVLVVAGVLAVLRAQVLWGVVLIVVGLIVAPGQFYLGL; encoded by the coding sequence ATGGGAATCGTCATGCTGATACTCGGAATCGTGTTAGTCGTCGCGGGCGTGCTGGCCGTGCTCCGGGCCCAGGTCCTCTGGGGCGTTGTCCTGATCGTCGTCGGGCTCATCGTCGCGCCCGGGCAGTTCTACCTCGGCCTCTGA
- a CDS encoding GPGG-motif small membrane protein, whose protein sequence is MGILMVFVGVVLVVAGVLAVFRTHTLWGTVLVVVGLIVTSGVNYFGL, encoded by the coding sequence ATGGGAATCCTCATGGTGTTCGTCGGTGTCGTGCTGGTGGTAGCCGGAGTGCTGGCCGTGTTCCGGACGCACACCCTTTGGGGTACCGTGCTGGTCGTTGTCGGTCTGATCGTCACGTCCGGCGTGAACTACTTCGGCCTCTGA
- the thyX gene encoding FAD-dependent thymidylate synthase gives MKSVEPEVHLVARPQLDYDEVARYLADVGGQSWLERLDRGELDSELNDPQNLAEFAGRLCYRSWEPGLNPNVTRIRTDQDQYLSNLLASMHGSVLEHVTFSFVLHNVSRVATHELVRHRPGTAISQESLRFVRLTDIPFWFPDWAQDDPELMKRASEMLARMEEFQTWMAEHFDLDEEGVKFAEKKHKTSFMRRFAPEGLATGLVWSANVRTLRHTLEARTAPGAEEEIRLLFAKIGEVVSAEAPTLFGDYEITEEGAWVPKWRKV, from the coding sequence GTGAAGAGCGTCGAGCCTGAGGTCCACCTGGTCGCGCGGCCGCAGTTGGACTACGACGAGGTCGCTCGCTACCTCGCCGACGTCGGCGGGCAGAGCTGGCTGGAACGGCTGGACCGCGGAGAGCTCGACTCCGAGCTCAACGACCCGCAGAACCTCGCCGAGTTCGCCGGACGGCTGTGCTACCGGTCGTGGGAGCCCGGCCTCAACCCCAACGTGACCCGGATCCGCACCGACCAGGACCAGTACCTCAGCAACCTCCTGGCCAGCATGCACGGCTCGGTGCTGGAGCACGTCACTTTCAGCTTCGTGCTGCACAACGTAAGCAGGGTCGCCACGCATGAGCTGGTGAGGCACCGGCCCGGTACGGCCATCTCCCAGGAGTCGCTGCGCTTCGTGCGGCTCACCGACATCCCGTTCTGGTTCCCCGACTGGGCGCAGGACGACCCCGAGCTGATGAAACGCGCCAGTGAGATGCTCGCCCGGATGGAGGAGTTCCAGACCTGGATGGCCGAGCACTTCGACCTGGACGAAGAGGGCGTGAAGTTCGCGGAGAAGAAGCACAAGACCTCGTTCATGCGCCGCTTCGCCCCCGAGGGCCTGGCCACCGGCCTGGTGTGGAGCGCCAACGTCCGCACCCTGCGCCACACCCTGGAGGCCCGCACCGCCCCCGGCGCCGAGGAGGAGATCCGGCTGCTGTTCGCCAAGATCGGCGAGGTGGTCAGCGCCGAGGCACCCACACTGTTCGGCGACTACGAGATCACCGAGGAAGGCGCCTGGGTCCCCAAGTGGCGCAAGGTGTGA
- a CDS encoding SUKH-4 family immunity protein, with the protein MRESADREVTKAREAPLWNLVDPGGIAEVGHEAVSQWRVPEADIAALLESGLPEKVTPRGYFFHAPQSGAAPGVPISGGDYYGIGFFGRNRIAVESGSGVVYRFTSEGVGLLLNSSVCRYVECVWRWREVVPVMVGLANRVRGGGQDGFFEEKIREMVGCMSGTDPVAANSDPFLWKNIVFDS; encoded by the coding sequence ATGCGCGAGAGCGCCGATCGCGAAGTAACGAAGGCTCGTGAGGCGCCCCTGTGGAACCTCGTGGACCCTGGTGGTATCGCTGAAGTAGGTCATGAGGCGGTCTCACAATGGCGCGTCCCTGAGGCAGATATCGCCGCGCTTTTAGAATCGGGTTTGCCGGAAAAAGTGACTCCGCGGGGGTATTTTTTTCATGCTCCGCAGTCTGGCGCGGCTCCCGGGGTTCCCATTTCTGGGGGCGACTATTACGGAATAGGGTTCTTTGGTCGAAACCGTATTGCGGTCGAGTCTGGGTCGGGGGTTGTCTATAGATTTACATCAGAAGGGGTTGGGCTGCTTCTCAACTCTTCGGTGTGTCGCTATGTCGAATGCGTTTGGCGATGGCGTGAAGTGGTTCCTGTTATGGTTGGTCTCGCCAATCGGGTTCGGGGCGGCGGGCAGGATGGCTTCTTTGAAGAGAAGATTCGGGAAATGGTTGGTTGTATGAGCGGAACCGACCCAGTGGCCGCGAACTCGGATCCGTTCCTTTGGAAGAACATAGTTTTCGATTCCTGA
- a CDS encoding HEAT repeat domain-containing protein — MSAPDHGATPEIIMADRFQQAMRLMRRHDPQAREDGFHLLLPHAAEHLDALIAELSHERDRGLRCWLLELVGEARSPHAIPVLAEHLHGDDAELRSWAVRGLEQLNTKAARRELWKARANGVAP, encoded by the coding sequence GTGTCCGCACCCGATCACGGCGCCACACCGGAGATCATCATGGCCGACAGGTTCCAGCAAGCCATGCGCCTGATGCGCCGCCACGACCCGCAAGCCAGGGAAGACGGCTTCCACCTCCTGCTGCCGCACGCCGCTGAACACCTCGACGCCCTGATCGCGGAACTCAGCCACGAACGCGACCGCGGCCTACGCTGCTGGCTCCTCGAGCTCGTGGGCGAAGCCCGCTCGCCTCACGCCATCCCGGTCCTAGCCGAACACCTCCACGGCGACGACGCGGAGCTACGGTCATGGGCCGTCCGAGGCCTCGAACAGCTCAACACCAAAGCGGCCCGCCGCGAGCTATGGAAGGCACGAGCCAACGGCGTGGCTCCCTGA
- a CDS encoding carbon starvation CstA family protein encodes MPAVVVMVVVLAIFALGYRFYSAYLAKRVYALDPAFVTPAHTQRDGVDFVPTNRHIVFSHHFISVAGAAPIVGPAVAVFWGWGPALLWVVLGTVFAAGVHDFGALAVSVRHKAKSIGTIASDVISRRARTLFLLIIFFLVTMVNAVFAVVIANLFQGTPEAVLPVLVTIPLAIGVGQYVYRRRTAALIPSIIALVIVYACIPLGQMLPITLDPVAGALGIEAHTLWIVLIYVYTFFASRLPVWLLLQPRDYINQHQMTLALAVILLGVVVGMNTMSAPLVNDVPEGSPPWFPLLFVTIACGAVSGFHSLVSSGTTAKQLDKETDARYVGYMGALGEGTLALCSILACAAGVAVFANNPRSEWQGLYTDFDTASGSAVGNFTQGVANFANNLFIPVDVGIVFAAVVVISFAATSLDTAVRLQRYIIQEIAEIARITPLTRNLTLPTLLAVLIPFGLAIMPGDFAFGTLWQLFGTTNQLTAGLALAVIAVWVTKNKRNPIAVLVPLVFLLAMTSWALVVQLVDFATSTDPLQQFLLAPLDLVIFALAIWLIIEAVVAFRKAWAVRSEAPDVPAEEPSRTDD; translated from the coding sequence ATGCCAGCAGTCGTCGTCATGGTCGTGGTCCTGGCGATCTTCGCCCTGGGGTACCGCTTCTATTCCGCATACCTCGCGAAGCGCGTGTACGCCCTCGATCCCGCGTTCGTCACCCCCGCGCATACCCAGCGTGACGGCGTTGACTTCGTGCCCACCAACCGGCACATCGTCTTCAGCCACCACTTCATCTCGGTCGCCGGAGCCGCGCCCATTGTCGGTCCGGCCGTGGCCGTGTTCTGGGGGTGGGGGCCGGCCCTGCTGTGGGTGGTGCTGGGAACCGTCTTCGCGGCCGGTGTCCACGACTTCGGGGCGCTGGCGGTGTCGGTGCGGCACAAGGCCAAGAGCATCGGCACGATCGCCAGCGACGTGATCAGCCGGCGCGCCCGAACGCTCTTCCTGCTGATCATCTTCTTCCTGGTGACCATGGTCAACGCGGTGTTCGCGGTGGTCATCGCTAACCTGTTCCAGGGCACCCCCGAGGCCGTGCTGCCGGTGCTGGTGACCATCCCGCTGGCGATCGGTGTGGGGCAGTACGTCTACCGCCGGCGCACCGCGGCGCTCATCCCCTCGATCATCGCGCTGGTCATCGTCTACGCCTGCATCCCGCTCGGCCAGATGCTGCCGATCACGCTCGACCCCGTGGCCGGCGCGCTCGGCATCGAGGCGCACACGCTGTGGATCGTGTTGATCTACGTCTACACGTTCTTCGCCTCCCGGCTGCCGGTGTGGCTGCTGCTGCAGCCGCGCGACTACATCAACCAGCACCAGATGACGCTGGCGCTGGCCGTGATCCTGCTCGGTGTCGTCGTCGGGATGAACACCATGTCCGCCCCGCTCGTCAACGACGTCCCGGAGGGCTCGCCGCCCTGGTTCCCGCTGCTGTTCGTCACCATCGCCTGCGGTGCCGTCTCCGGGTTCCACAGCCTGGTCTCCTCCGGCACGACCGCCAAGCAGCTCGACAAGGAGACCGACGCCCGCTACGTCGGCTACATGGGCGCCCTCGGCGAGGGCACGCTCGCGCTCTGCTCGATCCTGGCCTGCGCCGCCGGTGTGGCCGTCTTCGCCAACAACCCCAGGTCCGAGTGGCAGGGCCTCTACACCGACTTCGACACGGCCTCCGGCAGCGCTGTCGGCAACTTCACCCAAGGCGTCGCCAACTTCGCGAACAACCTGTTCATCCCGGTCGACGTGGGGATCGTCTTCGCCGCGGTGGTCGTCATCAGCTTCGCGGCGACCAGCCTCGACACCGCGGTGCGGCTGCAGCGCTACATCATCCAGGAGATCGCCGAGATCGCCCGGATCACGCCGCTGACCCGCAACCTCACCCTGCCCACGCTGCTGGCGGTGCTCATCCCGTTCGGGCTGGCGATCATGCCGGGCGACTTCGCCTTCGGCACCCTGTGGCAGCTGTTCGGCACCACGAACCAGCTCACCGCCGGACTGGCGCTCGCGGTGATCGCGGTCTGGGTCACCAAGAACAAGCGCAACCCCATCGCGGTACTCGTGCCGCTGGTGTTCCTGCTGGCCATGACCTCCTGGGCGCTGGTCGTCCAACTTGTCGACTTCGCCACCTCGACCGACCCGCTGCAGCAGTTCCTGCTGGCGCCGCTGGACCTGGTCATCTTCGCCCTGGCGATATGGCTGATCATCGAGGCCGTGGTGGCCTTCCGCAAGGCGTGGGCGGTGCGCTCCGAGGCACCCGATGTGCCAGCGGAAGAACCGAGCAGGACCGACGACTGA
- a CDS encoding cory-CC-star protein, with amino-acid sequence MTDDGGGHAARERPGRVCRLLDAWRRFEAFHEAVFASRWRRSLRREAQTQADTMRALVLLETLGVENPVAYETLDLIPAMVADLHEWHQRMGDAEYGNPEVCC; translated from the coding sequence ATGACAGATGACGGTGGCGGCCACGCGGCCCGGGAGCGCCCGGGCCGCGTGTGCCGGCTCCTGGACGCCTGGCGCCGGTTCGAGGCGTTCCACGAGGCGGTGTTCGCCTCGCGGTGGCGGCGCTCCCTGCGCCGCGAGGCGCAGACCCAGGCCGACACCATGCGCGCTCTGGTCCTGCTGGAGACGCTCGGGGTCGAGAACCCGGTGGCCTACGAGACCCTGGACCTCATCCCCGCCATGGTCGCCGACCTGCACGAGTGGCACCAGCGCATGGGAGACGCGGAGTACGGCAACCCGGAGGTCTGCTGTTGA
- a CDS encoding ArsA family ATPase, whose translation MNPGARAAADTPANDVPAAITFFGGKGGVGKTTLAAAAAIGLADAGWRTLVISTDPAHSLGDAFGLPLEDSPRQLSENLWAAEPDAEAAVQRRVKQVTEDAESALPREIMPAVRRHLAHATATPGMGESALADLLIDAMDRVPGEWDRLIVDSAPTGHLLRMINLPALLTPWVEGLVRQRERVASADSLVAGMVGSQERDPAEQDPLLEKLRARRGKLEGAAARLRADACVQLVLLPRHMVLAETERAADQLAGAGFRLGPVVLNQVPDRPDPRVVEAARNRFEPQGVLELPLAEEEPVGIARLRSLGVFRHP comes from the coding sequence TTGAACCCGGGTGCGCGGGCGGCCGCGGACACTCCCGCCAACGACGTGCCGGCCGCCATCACCTTCTTCGGTGGCAAGGGCGGAGTGGGCAAGACCACCCTGGCCGCCGCGGCGGCCATCGGGCTCGCGGACGCCGGGTGGCGGACCCTGGTCATCTCCACCGATCCGGCCCACTCGCTGGGCGACGCGTTCGGGCTGCCGTTGGAAGACAGCCCGCGCCAGCTCAGTGAGAACCTCTGGGCGGCCGAACCCGACGCCGAGGCCGCGGTCCAGCGCCGGGTCAAGCAGGTGACCGAGGACGCCGAATCCGCCCTGCCGCGCGAGATCATGCCGGCGGTACGCCGGCACCTCGCGCACGCGACCGCCACGCCGGGCATGGGCGAGTCCGCGCTGGCGGACCTGCTCATCGACGCGATGGACCGCGTGCCAGGGGAGTGGGACCGGCTGATTGTGGACAGCGCGCCCACCGGCCACCTGCTGCGCATGATCAACCTTCCGGCGCTGCTCACCCCCTGGGTGGAAGGGCTGGTGCGGCAGCGCGAGCGTGTCGCCAGCGCCGACAGCCTGGTCGCGGGTATGGTCGGCTCTCAGGAGCGCGACCCCGCCGAACAGGACCCCCTGCTGGAGAAGCTGCGGGCCCGCCGCGGCAAACTGGAGGGCGCGGCCGCCCGGCTTCGCGCGGACGCGTGCGTGCAACTGGTCCTGCTGCCGCGGCACATGGTGTTGGCCGAGACCGAACGGGCGGCCGACCAGCTCGCCGGCGCCGGCTTCCGGCTGGGGCCGGTGGTGCTGAACCAGGTACCCGACAGGCCCGACCCCCGCGTGGTCGAAGCCGCGCGGAACCGCTTCGAGCCGCAGGGCGTGCTGGAGCTCCCGCTTGCCGAGGAGGAGCCGGTCGGGATCGCGCGGCTGCGCTCGTTGGGGGTCTTCCGGCACCCCTGA
- a CDS encoding CDP-alcohol phosphatidyltransferase family protein — MAIEMDPAGDRVWTVPNLLSILRLVGVPVFLWLVLGPEEDWWALGVLAFAGISDWLDGKIARAWNQTSRLGGILDPLADRLYIFAALLGLVVRDIVPWWLMAILVLRDVLMALALPVLRHYGYGPLPVNLAGKAATLCLLYSFPLLFLAGYDHIVGDVAKIVGWAFAIWGTAIYWWAGLLYTVQGQRLIRHARRADRSHGVEAGTGSTPYPAATSGDPGAQQGGRADEVPRGRRSGGSGPSSSERKGATSPP, encoded by the coding sequence ATGGCGATCGAGATGGATCCGGCGGGCGACCGTGTCTGGACGGTCCCGAACCTGCTGAGCATTCTGCGCCTGGTCGGCGTCCCCGTCTTCCTGTGGCTGGTGCTCGGGCCAGAGGAGGACTGGTGGGCGCTCGGTGTGCTGGCGTTCGCCGGGATTTCCGACTGGCTCGACGGGAAGATCGCGCGGGCCTGGAACCAGACCAGCCGGCTCGGCGGGATCCTGGACCCGCTGGCCGATCGCCTCTACATCTTCGCCGCGTTACTCGGGCTGGTCGTTCGCGACATTGTGCCCTGGTGGCTCATGGCGATCCTGGTCCTGCGCGACGTGCTCATGGCGCTGGCGCTGCCGGTACTGCGCCATTACGGCTACGGCCCGTTGCCGGTGAACCTCGCGGGCAAGGCTGCCACCCTGTGCCTGCTGTACTCGTTCCCATTGCTATTTCTTGCCGGATATGACCACATCGTCGGCGATGTAGCGAAAATCGTTGGTTGGGCGTTCGCGATCTGGGGAACAGCTATCTACTGGTGGGCCGGATTGCTATACACGGTGCAAGGGCAGCGGCTAATCCGGCATGCCCGGCGGGCCGACCGATCACACGGCGTGGAGGCGGGAACCGGCTCCACGCCGTATCCGGCGGCCACGAGCGGTGACCCCGGTGCGCAGCAGGGCGGTCGCGCGGACGAAGTGCCGCGTGGCCGGCGTTCCGGTGGTTCCGGTCCATCGTCCAGCGAGAGGAAGGGAGCGACGTCCCCACCATGA